In the genome of Limnobaculum zhutongyuii, one region contains:
- a CDS encoding GDCCVxC domain-containing (seleno)protein produces MSKLPTTVILESILTCPHCGFSKQETMPTDACQFYYECENCKTLLRPKQGDCCVYCSFGSMPCPPIQLQRKCC; encoded by the coding sequence ATGTCCAAATTACCGACAACAGTCATTTTAGAATCAATACTCACTTGCCCTCATTGTGGTTTTAGTAAACAGGAAACAATGCCTACTGATGCTTGTCAATTCTATTACGAATGTGAGAATTGCAAAACATTATTACGTCCTAAACAGGGTGACTGTTGCGTCTACTGTTCATTTGGTTCAATGCCATGCCCACCAATTCAGTTGCAACGTAAATGTTGTTAG